From Luteococcus japonicus, one genomic window encodes:
- a CDS encoding maleylpyruvate isomerase family mycothiol-dependent enzyme — MDLFSAIASERRSLADLLEHLTPDQQEAQSLCNEWTVKQVAAHLVMPMEVGMLGFMAAMLRHRGNFDAANNALARKQARRPFAEIVQTLRDKADHRFTPPGQGPEAPLTDVIVHGLDITTPLGLGHQVADEHLVVALDYLAEPLPKSRVASRQLVGVRLQADDLDWSHGHGPLVTGSARAILLALAGRDAGWEQLAGAVPHRSA; from the coding sequence ATGGACCTGTTCTCGGCCATCGCCAGCGAGCGACGTTCCCTCGCCGACCTGCTCGAACACCTCACACCTGACCAGCAAGAAGCCCAGAGCCTGTGCAACGAGTGGACCGTCAAACAGGTCGCCGCGCACCTGGTCATGCCGATGGAGGTCGGCATGCTCGGCTTCATGGCAGCGATGCTGCGCCACCGCGGCAACTTCGACGCCGCCAACAACGCACTCGCCCGCAAGCAGGCACGGCGTCCCTTCGCTGAGATCGTCCAGACCTTGCGCGACAAGGCCGACCACCGCTTCACCCCGCCTGGCCAGGGGCCCGAGGCACCCTTGACGGACGTCATCGTCCACGGCCTCGACATCACCACCCCACTCGGCCTCGGCCACCAGGTAGCCGACGAACACCTCGTCGTGGCCCTGGATTATCTGGCCGAACCCTTGCCCAAGTCACGTGTTGCCAGCCGACAACTGGTCGGGGTGCGGCTGCAGGCAGATGACCTGGACTGGAGCCACGGCCATGGACCGCTGGTCACCGGCTCGGCACGGGCGATCCTGTTGGCCCTGGCCGGACGCGATGCCGGATGGGAGCAGCTCGCCGGCGCCGTGCCTCACCGCTCAGCCTGA
- a CDS encoding HXXEE domain-containing protein — MNGALEGRDRWLVPLSLWGSFLANDGEEWLTMAATAPQTIERLGLSRRTPAALHRPSQRHVDVGIATMGLLCAAAAIDGVRTRGQGWLYQDVQLVFGVHGWGHLAAAAASGGYVTGVATSPTVVLPQWWWARRRLRRAGVADNARPVRAVALCGGWLLAAHGLSLAATRREQR; from the coding sequence ATGAACGGTGCACTGGAGGGTCGTGACCGATGGCTCGTCCCGTTGTCGTTGTGGGGCTCGTTCCTGGCCAATGACGGCGAGGAATGGCTCACCATGGCCGCGACGGCGCCGCAGACGATCGAGCGGCTCGGACTTTCGCGGCGCACACCTGCCGCGCTGCACCGTCCAAGCCAGCGTCATGTCGATGTTGGCATCGCGACCATGGGCCTGCTGTGCGCGGCGGCAGCCATCGACGGTGTGCGGACTCGCGGCCAGGGGTGGCTCTACCAGGATGTTCAGCTGGTTTTCGGGGTGCATGGCTGGGGGCACCTCGCGGCAGCGGCGGCCTCGGGTGGCTATGTCACGGGAGTGGCGACCTCGCCCACCGTCGTCCTGCCGCAGTGGTGGTGGGCACGTCGTCGCCTTCGCCGGGCAGGGGTGGCAGACAACGCACGGCCAGTTCGTGCCGTCGCCCTGTGCGGTGGCTGGCTGCTGGCGGCGCATGGCCTCAGCTTGGCCGCGACTCGAAGGGAACAGAGATGA
- a CDS encoding IS110 family transposase: MSHASGVSRGDRNRNARLGRLREAVPVTNAIVGIDLADTKQMLVVCDHDSKVLARRTFRCKAWDLGKALDWAADRATRAGYTGVTVACEPTGHRWRVLGQLAADRGMSFVCVQPMLSSWARKTEDLTIDKTDDKDAVLIARLTAQLRCYLPEPVDETWGRLRHLGQRRARLLGVHTESVQQIRALLECVWPAALETAKHPFKSHTWIAALHVIVSRDGGDLALSRRRGLARFEHQVGRELIRRGYQRPCRRIVTRLFTALDDPAGVLEHRRSAFERISWILDDFDHAHTQLVEVDQRLVAVLDELGLTELVTSIDGLSAVGAAAILAETGDLTRFTSARAVVKHAGLAPRERMSGAFTGRARLTGAGRPELRAAAWRAVWGCLQNNQVHAARYRHLTTRETNRLKPTQAQAVVAAGLLRQLYAIVTTRQAWSPDIASTGSRPVATVVHLEAIAA; the protein is encoded by the coding sequence ATGTCTCACGCTAGTGGTGTTTCCCGTGGTGACCGCAACCGCAATGCCCGACTCGGGCGGCTCCGGGAGGCCGTCCCGGTCACGAACGCGATCGTCGGGATCGACCTCGCGGACACCAAGCAGATGCTGGTGGTCTGCGACCACGACTCGAAGGTCTTGGCCCGACGAACCTTCCGTTGCAAGGCCTGGGACCTGGGCAAGGCCCTCGACTGGGCCGCCGACCGCGCGACGAGGGCTGGCTACACCGGCGTCACAGTCGCCTGCGAACCGACCGGGCACCGCTGGCGCGTCCTCGGGCAGCTCGCCGCCGACCGCGGCATGAGCTTCGTCTGCGTTCAACCGATGTTGTCGTCATGGGCCCGCAAGACCGAGGACCTGACCATCGACAAGACCGACGACAAGGACGCTGTCCTGATCGCCCGCCTGACCGCCCAGTTGCGCTGCTACCTGCCCGAACCGGTCGACGAGACCTGGGGTCGGCTGCGTCACCTAGGGCAGCGACGGGCCCGGCTGCTCGGCGTCCATACCGAGTCTGTCCAACAGATCAGGGCCCTGCTGGAGTGCGTCTGGCCCGCGGCTCTCGAGACCGCGAAGCACCCGTTCAAATCCCACACCTGGATCGCCGCGCTCCACGTAATCGTCTCCCGCGACGGCGGCGACCTCGCCCTGAGCCGGCGCCGAGGTCTGGCCCGTTTCGAGCACCAGGTCGGTCGCGAGCTGATCCGCCGCGGTTACCAGCGTCCCTGCCGGCGGATCGTGACAAGACTTTTCACCGCCCTCGACGACCCGGCCGGGGTGCTGGAACACCGACGTTCCGCGTTCGAACGGATCAGCTGGATCCTCGACGACTTCGACCACGCCCACACCCAACTCGTCGAGGTCGACCAACGCCTGGTCGCCGTCCTCGACGAGCTCGGGCTGACCGAGCTGGTCACCAGCATCGACGGCCTCTCGGCGGTCGGCGCAGCCGCGATCCTGGCCGAGACCGGTGACCTGACCCGCTTCACCTCCGCCCGCGCCGTCGTGAAACACGCCGGCCTCGCCCCGAGGGAACGCATGTCCGGGGCGTTCACCGGCAGAGCCAGGCTGACCGGCGCCGGCCGGCCCGAACTCCGAGCGGCGGCCTGGCGGGCGGTCTGGGGCTGCCTGCAGAACAACCAGGTCCACGCGGCCCGCTACCGCCACCTCACCACCCGCGAGACGAACCGGCTCAAGCCCACCCAGGCCCAGGCCGTCGTCGCCGCCGGCCTGCTACGGCAGCTCTACGCGATCGTCACCACCCGGCAGGCCTGGAGCCCCGACATCGCCTCCACTGGCAGCAGGCCCGTCGCCACGGTCGTCCACCTGGAGGCCATCGCTGCCTGA
- a CDS encoding TfoX/Sxy family protein produces MAHDENLARRIRDLLNDLPNLREVKMFGGLAFMLDDRMLCTASAGGEALLVRVAPDEDPQLLSKPGAKRGEMGKDRIMGVGWIAVDAEAIKTDEDLQVWIQAALRHAKQ; encoded by the coding sequence ATGGCCCACGATGAGAACCTCGCACGCCGGATCCGCGACCTGCTGAACGACCTGCCCAATCTCCGAGAGGTGAAGATGTTCGGCGGATTGGCCTTCATGCTCGACGACCGAATGCTCTGCACCGCCTCGGCCGGAGGCGAAGCACTCCTCGTGCGAGTCGCGCCCGACGAAGATCCCCAACTCCTCAGCAAGCCCGGCGCGAAACGCGGCGAGATGGGCAAGGACCGCATCATGGGCGTCGGGTGGATCGCAGTCGACGCAGAGGCAATCAAAACCGACGAGGACCTCCAGGTCTGGATCCAGGCGGCTTTGCGCCACGCCAAGCAGTAA
- a CDS encoding TetR/AcrR family transcriptional regulator has translation MEQRVLPATRELLAASSLSDLRIDDIARRSGVAKTTIYRRWPSLTHLVVAAMADLVGEREVTITDDPEEDLQRIALAGLRSLRTAGPSLPPLALTVHRHGDAQLRREYRARLIDPLRGALIDCLQRGQARGVFRADADAPLAVDAMIGAAIYRLAILHETPTEADAKDLVSLLLDGVRPQPSREREQ, from the coding sequence GTGGAGCAGCGCGTGCTGCCCGCAACCCGGGAACTCCTGGCGGCGTCGAGCCTGTCGGATCTGCGCATCGACGACATCGCCCGACGAAGCGGCGTCGCCAAGACCACCATCTACCGCCGTTGGCCCAGCCTGACCCACCTCGTGGTGGCCGCCATGGCCGACCTCGTCGGCGAGCGTGAGGTCACGATCACCGATGATCCAGAAGAGGACCTGCAGCGAATCGCTCTTGCGGGGCTCCGGTCGCTGCGGACCGCCGGACCGTCCCTTCCGCCCCTGGCCCTTACGGTCCATCGACATGGCGATGCACAGCTGCGTCGTGAGTATCGCGCTCGCCTGATCGACCCACTGCGCGGCGCCCTGATCGACTGCCTTCAACGAGGCCAGGCTCGGGGGGTCTTTCGCGCTGACGCTGATGCTCCATTGGCGGTGGATGCGATGATCGGAGCCGCGATCTACCGCCTTGCGATCCTCCACGAAACGCCAACTGAAGCGGACGCGAAGGACCTCGTTTCCCTGCTTCTCGACGGGGTGCGTCCCCAGCCAAGCAGGGAGCGCGAGCAGTGA
- a CDS encoding HXXEE domain-containing protein: MNNRDKAWAWTAGLIAIHQAEEVLVSVDDWFRRVGTTGSPWLDRHIDGNWMADHKASKRLAAQAAQTTALMMAWRLSRDSDLATRTLTSILVAGWSAAFGMHIAASIHTRTVMPGTSTSVIPGWLGSAIVMRQVRTLTNSADRPAPSPD, encoded by the coding sequence ATGAACAACCGGGACAAGGCGTGGGCATGGACCGCTGGCCTGATCGCCATCCATCAGGCCGAGGAGGTGCTCGTCTCGGTGGACGACTGGTTCCGACGGGTTGGCACCACGGGCAGCCCTTGGTTGGACCGGCACATCGATGGCAACTGGATGGCCGACCACAAGGCGTCGAAACGTCTCGCCGCCCAGGCCGCCCAGACGACGGCCCTGATGATGGCATGGCGCCTGTCCCGCGACAGCGATCTGGCAACGAGGACCCTCACGAGCATCCTGGTGGCGGGCTGGTCGGCGGCCTTCGGGATGCACATCGCCGCGTCGATCCACACCAGGACGGTGATGCCCGGAACGTCCACCTCGGTGATACCCGGCTGGCTGGGATCGGCCATCGTCATGCGGCAGGTGCGCACCCTCACAAACTCGGCTGACAGACCAGCACCATCTCCGGACTGA